From one Lineus longissimus chromosome 3, tnLinLong1.2, whole genome shotgun sequence genomic stretch:
- the LOC135485061 gene encoding uncharacterized protein LOC135485061, whose amino-acid sequence MKFRLVLYCVIGIFCLASGARVPDIRKIQTWKLTGCSAERTKAAYQFKTVVHVADFQHRDYEDYRLCQRDETDCITYLSWISRYHGPKGETRRIVSTITLLPPYDPAYRDCKNCILQWRIRNTDGRHSGWKTCNKQGLHHGSRPRRSVIDEVTLAPPIGGHKIDSIDLQFEKTSPPPTVRPKGKAMLVCTAVGRWAGNRHMGNRMKGWCQKNCQAGNCPRNQCRCRMTYPPEPTKPPKPTAGPNGKGILVCTVIGRWSGGYVRGELMRNWCQQNCHKEGICGVRNRYHCTCKMTYPTVPIQPPKPYRCRAVGAWARRKGMDRWCVAHCRRGNCSRAHCSCGTHQATITEPIYLSMMGPWNNHLQGTSGENRDLTT is encoded by the exons atgaaatttcgATTAGTCTTGTACTGCGTGATTGGTATCTTCTGTTTGGCAAGTGGAGCCCGGGTCCCGGATATCAGGAAGATTCAAACATGGAAGCTAACGGGGTGCTCCGCAGAACGG ACCAAAGCTGCTTACCAGTTCAAGACAGTTGTCCATGTCGCTGACTTCCAACATCGCGACTACGAAGACTACAGACTTTGTCAGAGAGACGAAACAGATTGCATCACTTA TCTGTCATGGATCAGCAGATATCATGGACCGAAAGGTGAGACTAGGAGGATTGTGTCAACTATCACCTTACTGCCCCCGTACGATCCAGCATATCGAGATTGTAAGAATTGCATCCTGCAGTGGAGAATCAGAAACACAG ATGGGCGTCACTCCGGATGGAAAACTTGCAACAAGCAGGGTCTACATCACGGTTCAAGGCCACGACGATCGGTTATCGACGAGGTAACTTTGGCCCCTCCAATCGGCGGCCATAAGATTGATTCAATCGACTTACAGTTCGAGAAAACTAGTCCCCCTCCAACAGTGAGACCGAAAGGCAAAGCAATGCTGGTGTGTACAGCTGTCGGTCGATGGGCTGGGAATCGTCATATGGGGAACCGTATGAAAGGATGGTGTCAGAAGAACTGTCAGGCGGGGAACTGTCCAAGGAATCAATGCAGGTGTCGCATGACCTACCCGCCAGAACCCACCAAACCACCGAAACCAACGGCGGGGCCAAACGGAAAAGGCATTCTGGTGTGTACAGTTATCGGCCGTTGGTCTGGCGGCTATGTTCGGGGGGAGTTAATGAGAAATTGGTGTCAGCAGAACTGTCATAAGGAAGGGATCTGCGGCGTACGGAACCGCTACCACTGCACCTGCAAGATGACCTACCCAACAGTGCCAATTCAACCACCTAAGCCATATAGGTGTAGAGCAGTTGGTGCTTGGGCGAGAAGGAAAGGCATGGATCGCTGGTGCGTTGCCCATTGTCGAAGGGGAAATTGTTCAAGGGCCCATTGCTCTTGTGGTACGCACCAGGCAACGATTACCGAACCCATATATTTGTCCATGATGGGACCGTGGAATAATCACTTGCAGGGAACGAGTGGCGAAAACAGAGACTTAACTACTTAG
- the LOC135485060 gene encoding uncharacterized protein LOC135485060 — protein sequence MAQKIGVGLFCCVFVIACLSSEALMPDARKLEKWKEREQKTWCATKWTTSSTSQIKVLVHAAGSHKLHHDDDISYRVCRREDTDCTMQSLLWTNTHRIMKGESTIIMSQITLPRDRVQCQDCVLQWRINKAAGRHSMWRTCHKHHNHQRGRLRRDIAEVTLGPPSFEWTIDSIDLELHRTTPPMTLPPTQPPKPKQCKAVGLWTSVPGMNKWCEQNCAGGYCPPDRCECKNTNPPKSDCRPVGQYATVVGMDNWCVVNCEAGFCPRSHCICEAPGPKGPTCRSKGMWMTVNGMSEWCKHNCAKGNCLKDRCTCFEAEAEHPGRTLTSVSST from the exons ATGGCGCAGAAGATTGGAGTTGGTTTGTTTTGCTGTGTTTTTGTTATTGCCTGCCTGTCCAGCGAAGCGCTGATGCCAGATGCGAGGAAGCTGGAGAAATGGAAAGAAAGGGAACAGAAGACGTGGTGCGCCACGAAATGG ACGACGAGTTCCACCAGTCAGATCAAGGTATTGGTCCACGCGGCGGGTTCCCACAAACTCCACCATGATGATGACATATCTTACAGGGTTTGTCGCAGGGAGGACACGGATTGTACCATGCA GAGTCTGTTGTGGACAAACACTCATCGGATCATGAAGGGGGAAAGCACGATCATTATGTCCCAGATCACATTACCTCGCGACCGAGTACAGTGCCAGGACTGCGTTCTACAGTGGCGTATCAACAAAG CTGCCGGACGACACTCCATGTGGAGGACCTGCCACAAGCATCACAATCACCAGAGAGGGAGACTACGCCGAGATATAGCAGAGGTGACCTTAGGACCTCCCAGCTTTGAATGGACGATTGATTCCATTGACTTGGAGTTACACAGGACTACACCTCCAATGACCCTTCCACCTACGCAGCCTCCGAAGCCGAAACAATGCAAAGCTGTGGGTCTGTGGACCTCGGTCCCCGGGATGAACAAATGGTGCGAGCAGAACTGCGCGGGAGGATACTGTCCGCCAGACCGCTGCGAATGCAAGAACACAAACCCCCCGAAATCCGACTGTAGGCCGGTCGGGCAGTATGCTACAGTAGTTGGCATGGATAACTGGTGTGTCGTCAATTGCGAAGCAGGATTCTGTCCACGTTCTCATTGTATTTGTGAAGCGCCCGGCCCAAAAGGTCCGACGTGCCGTTCAAAGGGGATGTGGATGACTGTTAATGGTATGTCGGAGTGGTGCAAACACAACTGCGCTAAAGGTAATTGCCTTAAAGATAGGTGCACTTGTTTCGAAGCCGAAGCCGAACACCCGGGCCGAACACTCACTTCAGTTTCCTCGACTTAG
- the LOC135484171 gene encoding forkhead box protein G1-like, translating into MEQRSSFMIDRILEDISRESNRVVPGSNPPCDHLPSDNSHVELDIDNISDFEEEVTPDKVGVSSIQTVPETNKPSENASLVKDAEKKPNVRGEKPPFSYNAMIMMAIRSNPEKRLTLNGIYEFIMQNFPYYKENKQGWQNSIRHNLSLNKCFVKVPRHYDDPGKGNYWMLDPSSDDVFISGSMGKLKRRSSTRSRLPGLARTGFYPGHPYPTDRLQQPWGLPQYFLQLSPSLSPSVISYYGYPYAPRPGNQDFNTMVRPVARRNFSLDNIMSKESNMATGFPRTEPLSTSIISPDFSRQSLPPMTTNQDIYGSLSTMSSDMVMDLSLRTNLDRRYRHAEGLSVPLFPSKS; encoded by the coding sequence ATGGAGCAGCGATCTAGTTTCATGATTGATCGGATACTAGAGGATATCAGCAGGGAGAGTAATCGGGtggtcccgggttcgaaccCTCCTTGTGACCATTTACCAAGTGATAACAGTCATGTTGAACTCGACATTGACAACATTTCTGATTTCGAGGAGGAAGTTACTCCTGACAAAGTTGGCGTTTCGAGTATTCAGACAGTTCCAGAGACAAATAAACCCAGCGAGAATGCATCACTGGTTAAGGATGCAGAGAAAAAGCCAAACGTACGAGGAGAGAAACCACCGTTTAGCTACAACGCCATGATCATGATGGCCATACGGTCAAACCCAGAGAAACGCCTAACCCTTAACGGAATCTACGAATTTATCATGCAGAACTTTCCATATTACAAAGAGAATAAACAGGGATGGCAAAACTCTATCCGTCACAATCTCAGTCTGAATAAGTGTTTTGTGAAAGTGCCGCGACATTATGACGACCCAGGGAAGGGTAACTACTGGATGTTGGACCCTTCAAGTGACGACGTCTTCATCAGTGGGTCAATGGGAAAGCTAAAGCGACGTTCATCAACAAGGAGCAGGCTACCAGGTCTGGCAAGGACTGGGTTTTACCCGGGGCACCCCTACCCCACAGACAGATTGCAACAACCGTGGGGACTGCCTCAATACTTCTTACAACTTTCACCCTCGCTGTCACCCTCTGTCATCAGTTATTATGGTTACCCATATGCACCCCGCCCCGGTAACCAAGACTTCAACACGATGGTTCGCCCCGTTGCTCGGAGGAACTTCAGTCTTGATAACATCATGTCAAaggaatccaatatggccaccggATTCCCGAGAACAGAACCCCTGTCGACCTCTATTATAAGCCCGGACTTTTCACGGCAAAGTCTCCCACCTATGACTACAAATCAGGACATCTACGGCAGTCTAAGTACCATGAGCTCAGACATGGTCATGGACCTCTCCTTGCGTACCAACCTGGACAGACGGTACAGACACGCTGAGGGACTCTCCGTACCACTGTTTCCATCGAAGAGTTAG